TTGACCAAAGGTTCTGGGATTGAGAACTTTTCCTTCCTGTTCTGGGAAGTACGAGACAAATTGAGCATCGGTGAGCAGTTCGATTGCTCGTTCGCTGATCTCTTTATTGCTCGATAGCCAAGCATTGTAGTTAACACGTTTGTAGGTTCCAATGTCGCTACGAGCTTCTTGGCTTAATGTTTCTAGATGCTCTAGAAGCTTCTCTGGTGTTTGAACTCCCTTTGAGTCATCAACAATTTGCTGAAGCAGATTATCTCGAAGTCCTAATCGTTTCGATCGTTGCTGAACCGTTTCTTTGGCGGTTGCGGTTGGTGATGCTGTAGTATCCAGTGCGATCGGAGGTGATGTCTGTAAATTTGGTAGATAGTTGATCAGTCGATAAGCTGAGATTGCAGCCAGTCCGATCAGCACGAATGTAAAGACGATCGCAGCAAAATCCGGTTGATATGATGCCGATAAAGCTTGCATGACTTTTGCAGCCGAGGAATAACGGCTTTGCGGATTGGGAGAAAGCATTCGATCAAGGACTTGCGCTAATCGAGACTGAACATCAGCGCGATCGCGCCATTTCCAGGATTGTGTTGTTTCGTCGTAGAGTTCTTTCGGTTCGCATCCTGTCAGCAGCACGATCGATAAAACAGCTAACAGGTATAAATCTGCATCAAATTCCCGCTCTACAAAGCTCGCTTGCGTGAACTCGGCTAGCATTAATGAGCCATCTAAACGCTGAATAATCGAATTGAGAGAAAGATTTTGGTGTGCAATCTCTCGTCGTTGCAGCGATCGCAGAATTGCTAGAATTTGCTTGAAAAACTGCGTCACTTCCTTTTCTGAGAAGATTCGTTTTTGCTCGAATAACTCACGATAGGAATGACCCTCCGTATAATCACGAACTAAGTAAAACCGATCAAAATCCACGATCGCGGCTTGATAGTGCGCCACCTGACGAAGCTTTAAAGCTGGCAGCAATTCCTCATATTGTTCTTGCAAAAACGGTAACGCGCTTGGATCAATTGCAGAGATTTCTTCTAAGACACAAACCCCTTTTGTCGTTTGGTCGATCGCTAGATAGACCCATCCTGCTGCACTTTGATGCAGAATCTTTAAGACGCAGTAGCGGTCGCCCAAAATCGTATCAACAGACAACGGTGTTTGCATCACAAATCATTCAGCCAAGATCTAACTCTTGACTAATCATAGTATTTGTGTACTAAAATAGCATGATTCGATCGTAAAAGCGCGACAATCCAAATATGAAAAAAAGATAAACTTTACCTGTTATCAGATAAAAAAATTGAGGCACTCTAGCGATATCAAACTTACGACCTCTCTAATGCTGTGGGCAGTCCGCAACGCTGCCTGCTGCAATCGATGGCGTAAGTATGCTTCTTAATCTATAGGTGTTCTCATGCGTCCTAACCCTTTGACTGACTCGCGCCCCAAAATTAGCACGATGCCCCGTCCCCAAACGGAAGCAACAGCCTACCTGAATCTGTACAAACTCGCGATCGAGAAGAAGCGTCTTCAAACCGAACTTGACTCGATCGAACAGCGCCGCCATCGCATTCAAAAGCGATTATCATTTCTCGAAAGCCAGGTTTCTGAGATGCAAAGGGCATCGACTCCTAAGCTAACTTCTGTCACAAAAATTTCAGCTTCTGACTCTGCTCTGAATACCCTATTTTTAGAGTATTAAACAAGCCTGAATCGTTGGCTAGAAAGCGCGATCATTTCATACGATCGCGCTTTTTCGTTTGCATATTTTGTTTAAACATTTCGATGTTTGAGTTCGATCACGTTACAACTGATGCCGCTGCATGGAGCATTCTCGAAGCAGAATTTAATCCAGCGAGGCTTCACGCTCAAGAAACAGTTTTTACGATCGGCAATGGCTATCTCGGTACACGCTCAACGCTGAAAAGATTGTTTCAGTCTATACCTCGCGTAATACAGAATTTCCGCTATCGGTAGCACTCCGAAGATACGGCTTGGGCAATCGCATGGCAAACCAGCGCCATTGCGATCGAAGGTGATCCCGTTGCTCAAGTTAGCGTCCGCACTGATTTGTCGCAGAATCAAGCAGTTTGTGAGACGATCGAACCTTCAATCCAACTCGAATTTGCACCGCTATGAAATCTCAATGGGATTGTTTGCTGGAGAATTTAGGCACCTGGGAAGGTTCGTTTACACGGCTTTCACCCGCTGGGGAAGTTTTAGAAGATACCCCTTCGATCGTGTCTTTTGCCGGACTCAATCACAATCAAACCATGCGTCAGATTGTTCGTCTCGCTCCAGCAAATCAGCCCATCAGCGAGAAAGTTCTAGAGTACAGTTCACTCGGTCGCAATATTCTGCTGTTCGACAACGGCGCATTTTCTCAAGGTACGATTCAGTTTGCGCCGTTCTCAGAGTTTGGTGCGGAGTTGGGATTAATTCATGACGATCGCCGCCTCCGCCTCGTTCAACTATTCGACAAACAAGGTAAGCTCACCGGACTCACCTTAATTCGAGAAAAATTATCCGGTTCAGAAACACTAGAGCGTCCACCCCTTCAAGTTGAAGATTTGATCGGGGAATGGAAGGGAGCAGCGACGACCATTTATCCAGATTGGCGATCGCCCGATTCGTACACCACTGCTTTGAAAATTTGGCGCGAAGGTGAACGTCTACATCAAGAACTGAACTTCGGACGCACGATCGTCACCAGTGCTCAAATTGAAGGATCGCGATTGAGATTCGATCGAGGTGTTCAAATTTTGCTGCTTCCGAATGGAGCTTCATCCAACTGTCCGTTAGAAATTCAACCTCGTCAGCCTTTCGTGCTTGAAGTCGGCTGGCTTCTACAACCAAATCTAAGACAGCGCTTAATCCGCAGCTATAGCGATAAAGGTGAATGGGTTAGCCTTACATTAGTGACAGAGCATAAAATTGACTCATAATCCAACAATCCAACCACTTTATGGCACTTACAGTTAAGGATTTAGAAATACTCCAAACGCAGTGTCCAGACTATCGAATGGAGCTAGTGAATGGAGAGATTATTGTCATGAGTCCATCGGGGTATGAATCAGATGAAGTCACAGCAGAAATGATTCGACAGTTAGGAAACTGGGTTAGACCCAGAAAAATGGGTAGAGTGACTGCTTCTAGCGCTGGTTTCGTCTTACCGAACTCTGATACTCGTGCGCCTGATGTTTCCTTTGTGCAAGCAGAACGATTACGCCGCAGTCCCCGAAGCTTTGCCGAACTTGCTCCCGATTTGGTGGTTGAAGTTAAATCACCCAGCGACAGCATTACCAAGCTCAGAACCAAAATTGATGAATTTCTTGAGCTGGGAACCAGAGTCGGTATTCTAATCAATCCAGAGCAAGAGTGGGTCGAAATTCGTCGCAGTGGAGAAGATCCGATCGTTCTTCACAACGGCGACACAATCACAGCCCCCGATCTTCTTCCGGGTTGGGAAGCCAAAGTCGAAGATCTCTGGTCGCCGCAGTTCGATTAAACGCTCGACTCATCAACGAAGCCGCTTAGCAGCACTATCCTGTCCAGCTTGATGCAGAATTAATTGCGTTACCTGGCCTTGTTGGTCTTTGATGAACGTAATCTGAGCATCGACTTCTTTGGTAAAAAAGCGGGTTTCTGACTCAGGGAAAAGTTCTATCATAGGCTGACCCGTCGCCTGGGCGAAGAGGCGATCGCCTTCTTTAGTAATCGTCAGAATAAAGTTCGGAGAAAGTTCATAGCGTCCTACATAAGGTTCATACAGCTTGGGATTGACAACGATCGCTTTTCGCTCTTTTGGTGGCTCATGCTTCATTAGCGGAAACTGCTTCTCCAGAAGATGCAGTCCGATATCATCAATACTGTTACTGGAATTTGACAAAACTACGACTCCCAATCGCTTCTTTTTATCCAAGCCAATAAAGCTGCGATAGCCCCCTGTTCCACCGTTATGCCAAACAATCTCTCTACCGTACTTTCGGAAAATATGCCAACCCAAGCCGATGTCTAAATCAGGTGTTCCAGTTGGACGCTGAGCGACCTGCGTCCGCTGCATCGCAGGCACGAGATTAGACTCGATTAAGCCCAGATTTGCTGCCAGGAAATCTAAAAGATCCTGAGTTGTAGAGCGTAATGCTCCTGCCCCTGCCAAGGTTGGAAAATCCCAGCTTTTAGTAGGCTGACCTGTTGAAGTATGTCCTGTTGCGAGGCGCGATCGCAGCTCTGAAGATAACTGAATCTGAGTGCTTTCCATCTTTAGCGGCTGAGCAATTCGCGTTGTCACAAGCGTTTCGTAATTCATTCCAGACTCTAAGCTGAGGATCTGTCCGAGCAAGCCAAATCCTAGATTCGAGTAT
This genomic window from Cyanobacteria bacterium FACHB-DQ100 contains:
- a CDS encoding serine hydrolase, which gives rise to MQLRSLAQAKLPQSDLSVDAVQLILQRRIDQEKQSLGIVVGLITPEGRKIVSHGRLAQSDSRKPDGNTVFEIGSISKVFTALLLADCVERGELRLSDPISRFLPKSVRVPHRNGKEITLIDLATHTSGLPRLPDNFNPQDPENPYADYTVEQLHEFLSRHQLTRDIGTKYEYSNLGFGLLGQILSLESGMNYETLVTTRIAQPLKMESTQIQLSSELRSRLATGHTSTGQPTKSWDFPTLAGAGALRSTTQDLLDFLAANLGLIESNLVPAMQRTQVAQRPTGTPDLDIGLGWHIFRKYGREIVWHNGGTGGYRSFIGLDKKKRLGVVVLSNSSNSIDDIGLHLLEKQFPLMKHEPPKERKAIVVNPKLYEPYVGRYELSPNFILTITKEGDRLFAQATGQPMIELFPESETRFFTKEVDAQITFIKDQQGQVTQLILHQAGQDSAAKRLR
- a CDS encoding DUF3598 family protein; translation: MKSQWDCLLENLGTWEGSFTRLSPAGEVLEDTPSIVSFAGLNHNQTMRQIVRLAPANQPISEKVLEYSSLGRNILLFDNGAFSQGTIQFAPFSEFGAELGLIHDDRRLRLVQLFDKQGKLTGLTLIREKLSGSETLERPPLQVEDLIGEWKGAATTIYPDWRSPDSYTTALKIWREGERLHQELNFGRTIVTSAQIEGSRLRFDRGVQILLLPNGASSNCPLEIQPRQPFVLEVGWLLQPNLRQRLIRSYSDKGEWVSLTLVTEHKIDS
- a CDS encoding Uma2 family endonuclease, encoding MALTVKDLEILQTQCPDYRMELVNGEIIVMSPSGYESDEVTAEMIRQLGNWVRPRKMGRVTASSAGFVLPNSDTRAPDVSFVQAERLRRSPRSFAELAPDLVVEVKSPSDSITKLRTKIDEFLELGTRVGILINPEQEWVEIRRSGEDPIVLHNGDTITAPDLLPGWEAKVEDLWSPQFD